AGCCGGAGGGTGAAGAGGGCGAAGGGGAGCCCGGCGAGGGGGAGGGCGAGGGAGAGCCCGGCACGCCGGAGGACTGGCTCCTGCGTCTGCTGGAGCGGCTCCGCGCCTCCGGGAATCTGGCGGCCCTCATCCAGGAGGCCTTCGCGCTGCTCGACACCAACCTGGACGGCGCGCTCTCGCACGACGAGATCACCGCGCGCTTCGCCCTGCCCCGGCAGGTCTTCGCCGTGCTGGACACCAACCGCGACGGGCTCATCACCCCCGACGAGATCGAGGCCTTTGTGGGCGCCGTGCCGCCGGTGCAGCCGGTGCAGGTGGAGCTGACCCGCATGATGAGCGGGCGGTTCTTCACCCCCGGAGAGCCGGTCACCGTGACGGTGCGCCTGGTGAAGCGCGGGCCCGGCCTGCTGGCCTCCCTGAACCTGCTGGAGGTGCTGCCCGCCGGATGGACCATCACCAACGTCCTGAGCACCGCGGGCGGGGCCGCCACCAAGGCCGACGGCGTCAACAACGCCCTGGCCCTCACCTGGGCGGGCACCATGCCCTTCCCCATCGAGGTGGTCTATGAGGCGCTGCCCGCCGCCGATGCGCCGCGCATCGGCGCCTTCGCGGGCCAGGCCGACTACACCGCCGCCTCCGGCCAGGCCTTCTCCACGGGCGTCATTCCGACCGTGGTCGCGCGGGCGCTGCCGCCCGAGCAGGCCCACACCGCCGACACCAACCGCGACTGGCGCATCTCGCTGGCCGAGCTGCTGCGCGTGGTGCAGCTCTACAACGCCGGCGGCTACCGCGACGCCGACGGCACCGAGGACGGCTTCGCCCCCGGTCCCGGCCCGCTCGGCGCGTTGCTGCACAGCGCGGACGTGGACGGCGACGGCAACATCAGCATCTCCGAGCTGCTCCGCACCATCCAGCTCTTCAACGCGCCCGACGGCGCCTACTACGCCGACGAGGGCACCGAGGACGGCTTCGTTCCCGGCGTCTACTGAGCGCGCAACGAAGGACACCCGCCGCGCCGGCGCCCCGAAAGGGACGCCGGCGCGGTTCGTTTAGGACCGGCGGACTCCGCGCCCACCCCGGCATTGCAGCGCGCGGAGCGCCTTGGAGTGCGGCGGCTTGCCGACGCCTTTCAGACCGGGGCGCCGCAGACGCCCGGGACGGCGGCGTGGCCCAGATTGGACGCGTTGGCGGAAACGCCCCGCGCGGGCAAGCCCGCGCGAAGAAAGGCGGCGGCAAGCCGCCGCACTCCAAGGTGCTCCGCACGGTGGGACACGGAAGCCAATGCGTGATGTGCGGGGCCGCACCTGGGCCTCTGTGTTCCAAGCACCGCCCCCCGCTGGTTTTCCGCGCCGGGTTCGGGGTAGAGTTGGGGGGTGAAAACGGCCCCAACCACGGGACGTACGCCCATGCCGGTGACAGTCCTTGTCTTGCTTGCCTGCGCCCACGCCGCGCTTGTTTCCCCGCCCCCGGGCGCGGGGTGGAACGTGCGGGATCACGGCGCGAAGGGCGACGGCGTCGCCCTGGACAGTCCGGCGGTGCAGGCGGCGGTGGACGCGTGCGCGGCGGCGGGCGGGGGCACGGTGCTCTTCCCGGCGGGGGTGTACGTCTGCGGCACGGTGCGCCTGAAAAGCGGGGTGATGCTGTGGCTGGACCACGGCGCGGTGATTCTCGGCAGCCGGCGGCGCGCGGACTATGACGACTACGAGAAGCTGGATTTCGAGAACGACGCCGACCACGAGACGACCTACTTTAACCTCGCGCTGATCCGCGCCGAGGGTGCGGAGCGGATCGGGATTGCCGGATTCGGCGTGGTGGACGTCAATTTCCAGAAGCGCGGCGGTCCGAAGGCGCTGGCCTTCAAGCGGTGCCGCTTTGTGGAGATTCACGGGATCACCATCCGGAACATTCCCAACTACGCGGTCAGCCTGCTGGGCACGGATGAGGTGAACATGGACGGGGTCACCATCCTCAACGGGTACTCCGACGGCATAGACCCCGACGCCTGCCGCAATGTCCGCATCAGCAACTGCCGCATCTCCACCGTTGACGACGCCATCGTGCCCAAGGCCAGCTTCGCCCTCGGCGAGCGCCGCCCCTGCGAGAACATCACGGTCACCAACTGCGTCCTTTCCACCGTCTGCAACGGGTTCAAGCTGGGCACGGAATCCGGCGGCGACTTCCGCCGCATCACGTTCGGCAACTCCGTGGTCACGGGATACGGCGACCACCGGCCCGCCATCTCCGGCGTCTCCATCGAGTCCGTGGACGGCGCAAACATCCGCGACATCGCGGTGTCCAACATCACCATGCACCATGTGCGGTCGCCCCTCTTTGTTCGCCTCGGCAACCGGGGCCGCGACCTGCCCGAGCCCGCGCCGGGAAGCATTGAGCGCGTGGTGGTGTTCAACATCGCCGCAACCGGCGCGTCCCTGCCGTGCATCATTGCGGGCATCCCCGGGCATCCCGTGCGCGGGGTCACCGTTTCCGGCCTGCGCGCCGCGTGGAAGGGCGCCGACCCCGCGCTTGCCAGCGGAGAGACCGTGCCCGAGGAGGAGGCGTCCTATCCCGACGCCTACATGTTCGGGCCCCTGCCCGCCTACGGCCTCTACTGCCGCCATGCGGAGGACATCGTGCTGGAAAACCTGCGCCTGTCCTGGGAGGAGGGTTTCTGGCGGCTCGGCGTCACGCGGAAGTACAAGGAGGTCCAGTGGCCGCCCGACTACGGCATGCCTAATCCGGCGGCCCCCGGCGATCCGGGCCCGGCGGCGTGGTTTGAAGACACGGCGCGGCTCCGGCTGACGGGCTTCGATCCGCGGCCCGCGCCGTCCGGCGCGCCGTTGGTCCGCTTTCATGACGTGCGGTCGGCGCTCGTGTCCGCCTGCATGCCCGAAGCGGGTGCGCCGGTCTTCGTGGACGTGACGGGCGACGGCGTGGAGAACGTGTTGGTTGCGGGGAATCTTGTCCCGGAGGGGACAGTTCCCCTTGCGGCGTCGCCGGAAGTCCCGGCGGGCGCGGTGCGTTTGAACGAAACAGGGAAAGACGCCCCCGGCGGGGCCAACCAGTAAGGGAAGAAGACGATGCGCAAGAACGGCATGACACGGCGGGGGTTTCTGGGCGCGGCCGCGGGGTCGCTGGCGGTGCTGAACGGGCGCGCCCCGGCGGCAGAACCCGGCAAGGCGGAAGGCGGGCGTGTGGCGACATTCTCCTGCGACATGACGCCGCCCCTGGGCACGCCGTGGTACCCCAGTTACAAGGGACTGGACACCATAGAGCAGCCCCTTCAGGGCAAGGGCATCGTGCTGGAGCACGGCGGCGCGCGGCACGTCCTCTGCGTGGTGGACTGGTGCGAACTGTGCAACGACGACCACCGCCGCTTCTGCGAGGCCGTCGCGGCGGCGGCGGGCACCGCGCCGGACCGGGTCGCGGTGCACACGGTCCACCAGCACACGGCGCCCATGGCGGACCTGAAGGCCTTCGTGATGCTAAAGGACATCCCCTCGCCGCCGCCGGTGCCCACGGCGGAGGCCTTCAGCGGGCCGCTGGCGCGGCTGGAGGCGGCGGTCCGGGAGGCCTGCGGGCGGCTGGAGCCCTACGACCGCATCGGCACCGGCCAGGCGAAGGCCGAACGGGTGGCCTCAAACCGGCGGGTGCCCCTTGGCGAGGGCAAGGTGGGCTTCCGGGCGAGCTCCTGCAAGGAAGCCGCGTTGATCGAGGCCCCGGAGGGGCTCATTGACCCCTATGTTAAGACGGTGACCTTCGCGCGGGGCGACAAACCGCTGGCGCGGCTCCATTACTACGCCACCCACCCCCAGAGTTTCTACTGGGACCCGCGCTCCAGCATAGACTTCGCCGGCATGGCCCGCGAGACGCTGGAGAAGGAGGAGGGGGTGTTCCAGGCGTACTTCACCGGCTGCGGCGGGAACATCGCAGCGGGCAAATACAACGACGGCACGCCGGAGGCGCGGCAGGGGCTCTATGAGCGCCTGCTTGCCGCCATGCGCGCCTCCACCGCGTCCACGGTCTACGCGCCCGCGGGGCCCGTGGACTGGAAAACCGTCCCCGTCGCCCTGTCCCCGCGCGTGGACGCGGGGTTCACAGGGCCGGAGCTGCGCGCCCGCATGTTGAACCCGGACGGCACGCCCAACGACCGTATCTGTGCCGCCATGGTGCTGGCCTGGCAGGCGCGGGCGGCCGAGCCGCTGACCTTCAGCCGTCTTCGTATCGGCGGGGTGGACATTGTCCACCTCCCCGGCGAAATGGCCGTCGAGTTTCAGCTCCACGCCCAGACACTGCGCCCGGACGCCTTTGTGGCCGTGGCGGCCTACGGCGACTGCGGCCCCGCCTACATCAACCCCGCCAGCTTCACCGCCGAGGGGGGCTATGAGCCCACGGCGTCCCACGTGGTGCCCGAATCCGAGATGGCGGTGCGCGACGCCCTCCAGTCGCTGCTGGCGGGATGACGCCGTGAAACCGCTTTCGAGACGGAACTGGCTGGGCGTGTGCGGCGCGGGCGCGGCAGGCCTGTGGGCGGCGCGCGCGCCGGGAGAGGAGCGGCGGTTCAGCCGGCCCCGGGCCACTTCCGGCGACCTGCGCTCAGGCCCCGACTGGGAGCAGCGCCTCACGGTGACCGTCGGCGGCCCCGACGCGGATATTGGCGGCTTCACCGACAAGGCCATGCAGGCGGCGCTGGACCTCGTGGCCGGACGCGGCGGGGGCACGGTGTGGCTCACGGCGGGCACTTTTACGCTGCGCAACGCCGTGCGGCTGCATTCCGGTGTGCGACTGCTGGGCGCGGGGCCGGATACCGTGCTGTTCAAGGCGGCCATGGCCGGGTCCGCGCTGGCCGAGGACTCTGACTGGTACGACCAGGAGATCACCCTGGCCGATCCGTCGGGCTTCGAACTCGGCGACGGCGTCTGCCTCCTCGCCAAGAACCCGGACACGGGGGCGCGCGAGGTGGTGAAGCGGACGTTGACCGCCCGCAGCGGGGCCCGCTTCAAACTGGACCGCGCCCTGCGCGCGAACTTCTGGAAGCTCGCCGAGCCGCGCGTGGTGACGCTCTTCCCCCTGCTCACGGCGGAGGAGACCACGGGGCTGCATGTGGAGCGCCTTGTCCTCGACGGCAACCGGGACAACAACGAAAACCTCGACGGAAACTACGCGGGGGGCATCTGGCTCCAGGACTGCGCGGACGTGGTGATCCGCGGCGTGGAGTCCCGCACCCACAACAGCGACGGCGTAAGCTGGCAGATTTGCCATGACGTGCTCGTGGAGGACTGCCACAGCCACGGCAACGCGGGGCTGGGGCTGCACCCCGGCTCCGGCAGCCAGCGCCCGGTCATCCGCAACTGCCGCCTGGAAAACAACGCCATCGGCCTCTTCTTCTGCTGGGGGGTGAAGGCGGGACTGGCCGAGGGCAACCGCATCACGGACAACACCGAGTGCGGCGTGTCCATCGGCCACCGGGACGACGAGAACGTCGTCCGCGACAACGACATCCTGCGCAACGGGAAATGCGGCGTCCTGTTCCGCCCCGAGCGCGGCGAGGGCTTCACCGCGCGCGGCAACCTCGTCGAGAAGAACCGCATCACGGACAACGGCCCCGAGGACGGCGCGGCCGTGGACCTCCAGGGGGTCACGGCCGGAAACACCCTCGCGCGCAACGAAATCCGCGAGACCCGCGGCCCGGCCCGGCGCGCGGGCATCCGCATCGGCCCCGATGCCGGGGAGAACACCCTGTCGGATAATATCATCGAGGGATTCCTGAACACGGTGGAGGACCTGCGCGCGCCGCGCGGCGGGTGATGTCGGATCGCCGAACGGGCGGGCGCGGACGCCGAAGGCGGGTTCTCCCCGCCCGTTTGTGCCCCGGCGGGGCCGGGTGCTATCCTTTTCCCTTCGCGGCCGGGCGGTTCCGCCCGCCGACGCGCATGTCCGCCTGACGCCGGGAAACAGGGAGAGCCTTTCGCCGTGAAAACAATCACCGTCGAGGTGCGGGACGACCATCTGGAGTCGCTCGCGCGCACGAAGCCGATGACCGCGCTCGCGGAGCTGGTGTGGAACGCCCTGGACGCGGAGGCGACGGAGGTGCGGGTCGCCTTTGAGGACAACGAGATGGGCGGCACCGACTGCATCCGGGTGGCGGACAACGGCCACGGCCTTCCCTATGACGACGCCATGCTGTCCTTCCGCAACCTGGGCGGCTCGCTGAAGCGGGTGAACCCGCGCACGACGGACCGCAACCGGGTCATGCACGGAAAGTACGGCAAGGGCCGCTTCCGGGCCTTCTCGCTGGGGAATGTGTCGGTGTGGCGGTCAGTGTACCTGGACGGCGCGGAGGTCCGCGCGTTTTCCCTCTCGGGGAACGCGGCGCGCATCGGCGAGTTCGCCGTAACGGACCCCGCGCCCTCGCCGGGCACCGCGCCGGGCATGACGGTGGAAATCCGGGAGGTCACCGACGCGGCGGGCCTGCTGCGCGGCGTGAAGGCGGTGGAGGAGTTCACGAACATCTTCGCCCCCTACCTGCGGCAGTACCCGGACACGCGCATCTTCTTTGACGGCGTGCCCCTGGACCCGGCCAGCGTGGAGGAGCACGCCACGGTCCTGGACCTGGGCGAGATGGTGAGCGAGAACGGCGACCGGATGCGCGCGGAGCTGCTGGTGGTGGAATGGTCCAAGCCCGGACGCCGCGGCGTGTTCCTGTGCGATGAGGACGGGTTCATGCGGCTGAACGCCCTGCCCCGCCTGCATTTCCGGGGGTTCAGCTACAGCGCGTATGTGAAGTCGGCCCATGTGGCCGTGCTGGACCGCCAGGGCATGCTGGAGGCGGGGGAGCTCTGCGCCGATGTGCGGCAGCTGCTGGACGCCGCGCGCGCGCGCCTGCGCGAGCATTTCGCCCTGCGCGAGGCGGAGGACGCCCAGGACCTGCTGGCCTTCTGGCGGCGGACGGGGCTCTACCCCTACGCGGGCGCGCCAAAGGACGCCGCCGAGGAAGCGGAGCGCAAGGTTTTCGACATCTACGCCACCCACCTCAACCGCATCTTCGCGGACTTCGCCGAGTCCTCGTCCAAGAACAAGCGGCTGGTGCTGCGCATGATGCAGGAACTGACACGCCGCGACGCGGTGTCCGTCGCCCGCATCCTCGACGAGCTGCTCCAGTTCCCCGAAGAGACGCTGGAGGAGATCCAGGAGCTCGCGGGGCAGGACTGAAGGGTCAGAGGCCGATCACCTCAAGCCCGGGGATGCACGAGTCCAGCGGCACGGTCTCGATGTGCGTGGCGCCCAGCCGGGCCAGCTCGTAGCGCACCCGCGCCAGCGGCCGCTCCGGATCCGACGCGCCCATCTGGATGCTGAACTCCGTGAAGTTCACGCCCTCGTTCATCGTCGGCTCGTCGGCGAAGAGCCCGTGGCGCTCCAGGTACTCCACCACCGCGGGCACGCCGTCCTTCTTCACGTTGAACAGGATGAGGACCTTGTTCTCCGCAAAGACCGCGCCGTAGAGGTTGAGCAGGAACATGCGGGCGATTTCAAGCTTCTCCGGGTTCTCCCGCAGGGCGGGGTTCGCCCACACGCCCGTCTCGGACCGCATGATCTCCTCGGAAACCTGGAGGCCGTAGTTGCGGATGGCGCTCCCGGTCTGCGTGATCTCCAGCCCGAGGTCCACCGCGCCGTTCGTCACCTTGGACTCCGTCTTGCCCCAGGACTCGTAGACCACCAGGCCCCGGTCCATGCGGGGCGGCGTGTGGTACTTCTGCACCGCGTGGGCGCCGTGGCTTTCGCCGAAGCCGAGGGAGGCGGCCTTGCGCTGGAACCAGTCCACGGCGATGTAGGGCATCTCGGAAACCATCTTCACCAGCGGCTTCTCCCGGAGGAGCGCGGCGAACCACTGGTCAAAGGTGAGCCCCTCGCCGACAGGCCGGTTCACCACGACGATGCGCACGTTGCCCCGCTCCAGGGAGAGGATTTTCTCCAGACGCACCTCGCGCCCGTACTCATAGCGGTACTCCAGCACGCGCTCGCGGGTCCAGTCGTCGCCGCCGATGGCGAGGTCCACCTCGTTCAGGGCCAGCTGCGCCCCAAACTCCTGCGGCCGCCCGTCCCACCCCACCAGGCTCGTGTGAAGGGGGAAGTGCGTGGGGCCGCCGTCCTCGTAGCCCTTCGTGGGGAAGCCCGCCGCCTTCAGCAGCCCGACCAGGTTTCCGCCCCGTTTCGGGTCCGCCAGGGACCCCGCGGGCATGCCTATCACCAGCTTTTCGCTCATGGTCACACCTGAATCTCAATGTCGTTGTTTGCGGTCAGCCGCAGTTCCAGCGGCGCGCGGCGCAGCGCCTCGGCAAGATACCCCGCGGCGAACGGGTAGGCCCCGAGGGACCACATCACCCGCGCGGGCTCCCAGGGAAACGTCATGCCGAAAAACGTCCCCCTGCCCAGCAGCAGCAGGCCCGCCCCTCCCGAGACCAGTATAGCGGCCACGGCCGCGGTCTTTCCAGCCCGGGGCCACGGGGTGAGCCCCGGCTGCGGCCGGCGCTCCAGAAAATACCCCACGGTGAAAAGGATCGCCCCGATGAAGAAGAGGCCCTCCTCCCCCCGGGCCATCCAGAAGGCAAAGGAGGCCGCCCGCTCCGGGTCCATGCCAAAGTCGCGGCCCCAGGCCGCCCAGCGCATGAGCATGCCGGCGGCGAGGATGGCCGCCCCCTCCGCCTGCATCCGCTGGAGCCGCCGGGGCATCACAAACAGCTTGCGCAGCGCCCCCGCCAGCACAAGCCACCAGGGAAACTGCACGAGCAACGCGCCAAGGAATGCGGACATGCCCACCCCCCCCTCAGGGATACACCCGGTGATGCCGCCAGCCCTCCGGGGTCTTCTCATAAAGCACCCGGTCATGGAGCCGGTAGGGCATCTTCAGCCAGAACTCGATCTCCTGCGCCAGCACACGGAACCCGGACCAGAACGGGGGCCGGGGCACGCGCCCCAGGGCGTGCTTCGCGCCGTACTTGAGAATGCGCTTCTCCAGGGCGTACCGCGACTCCAGGGGCTGCGACTGCTTCGAGGCCCACGCTCCGACCTGGCTCTGCCGCGGACGCGACGCGAAATAGGCGTCCGCCTCCTCCGGCGTGACCGGCTCGACGGGCCCGCGGATGCGCACCTGCTTCTCGAGGGGCATCCAGTAGAAGCACAGGGCGGCGGCGGAAACCGCCTCCAAGTGCCGCGCCTTGGGGCTCGTGAGGTTGGTGTAGAAGACGAAACCGCGCCCGTCATGGCCCTTGAGCAGCACCTGGCGCGCGTCGGGCAGGCCCTCGGGCGTCACGGTGGCCAGGGTCATCGCCGTGTGGTCGTCAATGGCGTCGCACCCGGCGGCCTCTTCATACCACAGGGAAAACAGATCATAGGGGTTGTCGGCGGGAACAATGGCCACGGGGGGCATCTCCTGAGAAAAGGGGCCGGCATGCGGCTCAGACGAAACGCCTCATGTACTCCAGGCTCTTCCGCGCGATGGCCTCGGGGCCCGGCTCGAACTTGAACACCTCCACCGAAACGTACCGGTCGTAGCCGATGTCCCGGAGCGCGTCGAAGATGGGCGCGAAGTCCACCTCGCCCCAGCCGGGGCCGTTCATGTTCGCATCGTTCGCGTGGTAGTGCCTCAGATACTTGGCGCAGCGGCGGATCAGCGCGGGCCGGTCCTCCGTCTGGAAGGCCATCGCCTTGGTGTCCAGCAACAACTGGAAATTGGGGTGGTTAATCGCCTCGATCAGTTCCACCGTCTCGTCCACGGTCTGGCAGAAATTGGTCTCAAGGTGCGTGAGCTGCTCCATGCAGATGGTCACGCCGCACTCCTCGCACAGCGGCAGGGCCGCCTCGAACACCTCCCGGGCGTGGCCGAAGGCCTGGTTGTAGGTGACGTCGCGCATCACGTTGCGCTGGCGCGGCGAACCGAAAATGAGCACCTTGCCGCCCACGTCGCCGCAGAACCGCACCAGGCTCCGGAGGTATTCCGCCGTGAACCGGCGGACTTCGGGGTCGGGATGGGTGAGGTAAACCCCCTCGGGTCCGACAAAGACCCAGTGAATGCCCAGAATCTCCAGGTCCGCCCGTTCCGCCCTGCGGACGATGTCCTCGCGGACGGCGGCCGGGATGTCATGCACATACTGGGAAAGGGTGAAGGGGGCGATCTCCAGGCCGTCGTAGCCCGTCTCCTTCACAAAGTCTATCGTCCGCCCGATGTCGTTCCAGTCCTTGAAAATCTCGTTGCAGATGCCGAATTTCACGCCTGGTCACCGTTTCCCTTTTTCTTTGCCGAGCCTGCGGTTGCCTCGCGCACGAAGACCCGGTTGCCGCCCGAACGTTTCGCCTCATACATCATCTGGTCGGCGATCCGGATGAACTCCTCGGCCGTGGCGTCGCCGCGGTAGGTCATCACCCCCGCGCTGAGGGTGCAGTCGCCGAAATGCCGCGCCTCGAAGGCCGACCGGATGCGCTCCGCGATCTGGCGCGCCTGCGCCTGCCCGGCCTCCGCAAGGATCACGATGAACTCGTCGCCGCCGTAGCGGCAGGGCACATCCACATAGTCGCGCGTGTGCTCGCGCACCACGTCGCCGATGGTCCGCAGGACCTTGTCGCCCTCCAGATGGCCGTGCGTGTCATTATACTTTTTGAAGCGGTCCACATCAAACAGCAGCAGGGAAAGCGCGTGGTTCTGCCTGCGGCACCGCTCGATCTCCGCCGTGAGCCGCTGGTAGAAATGACGCTGGTTGAACAGCCCCGTCAGCGGGTCGCGGATGGTCAGCTCCTTCAACTCATGCTCCAGCCGCTTCTGCTGCGTGATGTCCTTGCAGATGGACAGGGTGGAGATGACGTTTCCCTCCGAGTCCAGCAGCCGGGAAATGGACGCCATGACGTAGATGTGCCGCCCGTCGGCGGTCTTCAGTGTGACCTCCAGGTTGCGGATGGGCCCCTTCTCCAGCATGCCCGAGATCCGCTGCAGCTCCTCGGGGCCGCCCACTATGACATCGCGGAGATTCCGCCCCACCAGCCCGTTCCAGTAGTGCCCCAGCATCTCCCCCGCGCCGCGGTTGGCATAGGTCAGCTCGTAGTCCATGTCGGAGGTGATGATCGTGTCCAGCGAGGTGTCCAGCAGACTTTCCAGATAGTCCTTGGTGGCCTGCAACTCCGCGTTGGCCCGCTTCAACTCCGAGGTCGCCTCGGCGATCCGCCGCTCCAGATCCGTCTGGTACAGCCGGTTTTCGCGGAGAAGGACGCGGCGCTCCAGGGCCTTTTCCACATTGAAGGAGAAGTCATGCAGGGAAAACGGCTTGAGGAGGATGTTGTAGACCCCGGCGTTCATCACCTCAATCGCAAGATTGACATCCACCGCCGAAGCCACGGCAATCACCGCCAGATCGGGGTCTTTCGCCTGGGCCTCCCGCAGAAACTCCGGCGCGGCCACCCCCGGAAGCACCAGTTCGGAGACCAGCAGGTCCACGCCGCCCCCGCCAATCACGGCCAGCGCGGCCGCCGGATCCGACTCGGACCGACACCGCGCGCCCTTTCTGGACAGGGCGGTTGAAAGCACCCCCGACGCCCCCGCGTCAGGGTCTAGAATGAGAACGGTATGCTGCCCCATGTCGGCCTCTGCGCCCCAAGTGGGGTTGTCGGCCCTGCACGCCACCCCGTCCGGCGTGCCACTGCCGGACAAGGACACATCTTGAAAGCGGTACGGTTATAAATACTTGATGGCGGCGATGGCCGCCACGACTGAGCCGAACGCCAGCCCCATCTCCAGTTTTCCAGGAAGTTTTTCCGCGTCAATCTTCTTGCTGCCCAGGCCGGTCTGCTGCGCCAGTTTCTGGTCGGCAGACTGTGCGGCCGCAGGCTCCGCCAGGAGGCCAAAGGCCAGCGTCAGGCACAGCCCAAACAGGACGACAGCAAACACGCGATGTGTTTTCATTGCACGTTCTCCATTGGGGTCTTCACCTATTTTACCTTGTAATGAGAAAAAGTGCAATAATATCCCCCTGCGTGGCCGCCTGCGGCCGGAACCAGCGGAGGAAGCACGCCGTGGTAATGCGATCAACCCGTGCCCGGAAAAGCGCCAGCGTGTCGCTGGTCGTGACGTTTGTCTTGGGCCTGGCCGTCGGGTTCAGCCTGTGCTACGCCCTGCTGGAGGGCGTGGACCGGGGGGGCGAACGCCGGGAAGCCCCGGAAACACCGGCTGAATCTCCGGAAGAACGCCCGGACGAAGTGCCGCCGCAGACGGAACCCACCCCTGCGGAGACCCCGCCCGCCGAAACGACGCCGGAGCCGGCGGAGCCGACGGAGCCGGCGGAGCCGCCCGCCCTCCCCTCTCCCGCCCCCATCGGGCAGGGGGAAGTCGTCCTGACCCCGGAGGAGAAACAGGCACTGTGGCCCGGACGCCACCTGATCCTCACGCTCGAGGCGGGCGAGCTGGAAATGGACACGGCCGACATGATCGCCCGCCGCCGTCCCGGCGGGGTGCTGGTGGCCACGGAGGACGGCGCGCCGCCCGAAATCATCACGGCCACGATCCAGCAGGCCCGCGAAGCGGCCGGATCGGGAAGAGGCCCGACGGACCTGCCCCTGGGGTTTCTGGCCCAGGAAGGCGGCCAGGTCAACCCCTTGGGTCTCCCTGGGATCTCCGCCCCCGCCCTGCTCGGCACCCAGGGCGGCACCGACAACGCGCGGGACGCGGGCGCGCAGCAGGCCATCGCCGCGCGAAATGTCGGCATCGCCGTCCTGCTCGCCCCGCGGCTGGACCTCCGCCTGAAGACCGCGCCAGATCCCGCCCCCCAGTACTTCGGGGACACC
This is a stretch of genomic DNA from Candidatus Hydrogenedentota bacterium. It encodes these proteins:
- the pdxH gene encoding pyridoxamine 5'-phosphate oxidase; the protein is MPPVAIVPADNPYDLFSLWYEEAAGCDAIDDHTAMTLATVTPEGLPDARQVLLKGHDGRGFVFYTNLTSPKARHLEAVSAAALCFYWMPLEKQVRIRGPVEPVTPEEADAYFASRPRQSQVGAWASKQSQPLESRYALEKRILKYGAKHALGRVPRPPFWSGFRVLAQEIEFWLKMPYRLHDRVLYEKTPEGWRHHRVYP
- a CDS encoding sugar phosphate isomerase/epimerase → MKFGICNEIFKDWNDIGRTIDFVKETGYDGLEIAPFTLSQYVHDIPAAVREDIVRRAERADLEILGIHWVFVGPEGVYLTHPDPEVRRFTAEYLRSLVRFCGDVGGKVLIFGSPRQRNVMRDVTYNQAFGHAREVFEAALPLCEECGVTICMEQLTHLETNFCQTVDETVELIEAINHPNFQLLLDTKAMAFQTEDRPALIRRCAKYLRHYHANDANMNGPGWGEVDFAPIFDALRDIGYDRYVSVEVFKFEPGPEAIARKSLEYMRRFV
- a CDS encoding diguanylate cyclase produces the protein MGQHTVLILDPDAGASGVLSTALSRKGARCRSESDPAAALAVIGGGGVDLLVSELVLPGVAAPEFLREAQAKDPDLAVIAVASAVDVNLAIEVMNAGVYNILLKPFSLHDFSFNVEKALERRVLLRENRLYQTDLERRIAEATSELKRANAELQATKDYLESLLDTSLDTIITSDMDYELTYANRGAGEMLGHYWNGLVGRNLRDVIVGGPEELQRISGMLEKGPIRNLEVTLKTADGRHIYVMASISRLLDSEGNVISTLSICKDITQQKRLEHELKELTIRDPLTGLFNQRHFYQRLTAEIERCRRQNHALSLLLFDVDRFKKYNDTHGHLEGDKVLRTIGDVVREHTRDYVDVPCRYGGDEFIVILAEAGQAQARQIAERIRSAFEARHFGDCTLSAGVMTYRGDATAEEFIRIADQMMYEAKRSGGNRVFVREATAGSAKKKGNGDQA
- a CDS encoding right-handed parallel beta-helix repeat-containing protein; the encoded protein is MSPRRPTWCPNPRWRCATPSSRCWRDDAVKPLSRRNWLGVCGAGAAGLWAARAPGEERRFSRPRATSGDLRSGPDWEQRLTVTVGGPDADIGGFTDKAMQAALDLVAGRGGGTVWLTAGTFTLRNAVRLHSGVRLLGAGPDTVLFKAAMAGSALAEDSDWYDQEITLADPSGFELGDGVCLLAKNPDTGAREVVKRTLTARSGARFKLDRALRANFWKLAEPRVVTLFPLLTAEETTGLHVERLVLDGNRDNNENLDGNYAGGIWLQDCADVVIRGVESRTHNSDGVSWQICHDVLVEDCHSHGNAGLGLHPGSGSQRPVIRNCRLENNAIGLFFCWGVKAGLAEGNRITDNTECGVSIGHRDDENVVRDNDILRNGKCGVLFRPERGEGFTARGNLVEKNRITDNGPEDGAAVDLQGVTAGNTLARNEIRETRGPARRAGIRIGPDAGENTLSDNIIEGFLNTVEDLRAPRGG